The DNA region GTCCGCCCGCGCTCCTGTGCCGCCGGGGCGGCGGACAGCTCCCGCGGCCCGTAGTAGGCGCGCTCGGCGCCCGTGGCCAGCGCCCAGTAGCGGTCGCCGAGCGACCAGTGCCACCACTCGGTGGGGTAGTTCACCAGGCCCACGGCCGTCAGTGCGGCGCCGAGGATCCGGCGGTTCTCCCGCGCCTCGGCGCTGATGTTGTCGGCGTCCGTGTAGCAGGCGCCGGCGCTCTCCTCGGGGGAGGCGTTCATCGCGGTGCCCAGGTCCTGTTCGCGCCCGTCGGTGTCGGCCAGCGTCAGGTCGACGGCGGCGCCCGCGCTGTGCGGCGCGATGGCGGGCGGGGAGACGTAGCGGCTCGCCGCCGCGTGGATCGGCCCGGCCGGCCAGTCCGGGTGGAGGGCCCGCAGCTCCTCCTCGTACTCCTCGAAGTACGTGCGCTGCAACGACAGCGGGCGGTAGCCCTCGACGAACAGCAGCCGCAGCCCGTCCGGCAGCAGCGTCTGGGCCTGAAGGAGGCGCTCGACGACGCCTTCCCGCAGGTACGCGAAGGCGTTCTCCGGGTCCTTGAGGCGGTCGTCCACCAACAGGGCGGTCTCACCGCGCACATCCACCAGCGGCTCACCGCGTTCCAGGACGGGGATGGAGGTGACCTTCGGATCGGACATCAGGATGATCTCGCTCATGGCGGGATCATCTCCTGACGCCTGGTCGCGCCGGGACGGCGGCCCCGGTCCTCCCCTCTGCCGTCAGCCGTCGCTGGACGCTTGCCTTGGAGCGCGCTCCACCTCGTACAGTCACGGCACTCAAAGAGGGCAACGGGGACCACGAGGGCCGGGGGAGACCAAGGGCCGCGGGGACCACGAGGACCAACGGGCAAGGAGAGTCGCATGCGCCACCGCGTTCTGGGCGGTACCGGGATCGAGGTCAGCCCCTACTGCCTCGGCACGATGATGTTCGGCTCCGTCGGCAACGCCGACCACGACGACTGCGCCCGCATCATCCACG from Streptomyces flavofungini includes:
- a CDS encoding M15 family metallopeptidase, with translation MSEIILMSDPKVTSIPVLERGEPLVDVRGETALLVDDRLKDPENAFAYLREGVVERLLQAQTLLPDGLRLLFVEGYRPLSLQRTYFEEYEEELRALHPDWPAGPIHAAASRYVSPPAIAPHSAGAAVDLTLADTDGREQDLGTAMNASPEESAGACYTDADNISAEARENRRILGAALTAVGLVNYPTEWWHWSLGDRYWALATGAERAYYGPRELSAAPAAQERGRTEAG